The DNA sequence GGATATACGTCCTAAAGGCGTTTCAAGGTAAAAGGGTGGGGCAATCGCTTTGTCAAAAAGCAATTGATATCGCCAGGCAGAGAGATGCCGGATATGTTTGGTTAGGCGTTTGGGAAGAAAATCATAAAGCAGTCGCCTTTTACAAAAAGAATGGGTTTGTTGAGTTTGGCAAACACAGCTTTAAATTGGGTGACGATGAACAGATGGATGTAATGATGAAACTGGAACTGAACCCACCTGCCTGATAGAAGGAGATATTTTTGAAGGTTTAAGAGGAGGGCCGGCTGGAATAGTCCAGAATATTTTAAGGTCAATGACCAGGTTCACGATATGGTCTGGCGAATTAAGAATTAGAAGGCCGAAAACATAGCGACGGAGCCCCTCTTTCGCAATTACCTCAACAAAAGAACAACCTGAAAATACGCGGGCTTAATAATTTTAGCCCGAATGGTTCATTGTCAGATACTTCCAAGCTAATTGTAATTCCCGTACTTAAGGATGCTGAGACACCGGAGATTGAGCCTGCAGTGAACGCACATGAGGACCTTTGGAAAAAAGACCGTCATGGCGTGCCAGTACTCAATATGTTTTCGGACAGCTACAGCCAAAAGGCGTCGTTTAGCTAAAAAATCACCTGGAAAGATGTCCAATTTCTGGAAGTTCAGTCATTATAAGGGTAAAAAATATAAAATCCTTTAACGATGACAAAAGTAAGCAAGAAGTCAGGAACAGTTTCGGTAAGATTCCGAATGGTTATATTCAGGGTTACCACAGGGATTACCATTTTAGGAATGTTTATTGGCGGGCTTAGCCAGTTTCTGCGGGCTGATTACCAGGTCCGGGTTTTTGAACAACTCGGTTACCCCCTATACGCGATGTCCATAATAGGGCTCGGGAAAATTCTCGGAGCAATTAGCCTGAGTATACCCGGTATACCTCTTTTGTTTAAAACCAGCGCGTATGCAGGGTTGGTCTTTGTTACAACAGGCGCGGTAATATCACATATCGTCACCGGCGCTCCAATGGATGCCCTCTCACCTTTGATTGTTGCCGGAATAGCTGTTACATCCTGTCTTTTAAATCCCTCACAAACACCATTAATGGACAAAAAACCTATATTTAAAAAGTAATTATGGATAAAAAAATAATCAAACTGTTTTTGCGGCTTGCTATTTCAATCGGCTTTTTATCAGCAAGCGCTGACCGGTTTGGATGGTGGAACGATGATGTTTCAGTTTGGGGGAACTGGAGCAGTTTTCTGGAATATACGCAACTCCTGAATCCATGGATCCCGGGATCAATGATCCCGGCAATAGGATTTATGGCGACCGCTGCCGAAATAATTTTTGGCATTTTTTTATTGGTCGGATTTAAAACCGAGCTGTTTGCAAAGTTGAGCGGATATTTATTGCTGATATTTGCGTTGTCAATGACTTTTTCAACCGGAATAAAAGGAGTGTTCGACTTTTCTGTGCTGAGCGCTTCTGCCGCAGCTTTTTCGTTAAGCCTGATGAAGGAAAAATACCTGGAAATACGGGGCTGATACGATCACCGGTAAGTTTTGCCCAGGTCATTTGTTCTGACAGCCTGCAATTTGTTCTTCAATTCCTTTTTGAACAGGTTTACCTGCTGCTGGTAACGCGGATTATTGGCCAGATTGTTAAATTGTTTTTCATCGTACTCCATGTCAAACAGCTCGATCCCTCCTGCGCCATCCTCCCCGTATTGGATGAATGCCCATTTTTGCGAGCGCAAAAGAAACGAAAATTTTTTGTTCCAGGATGAAACTGAAAACGCGTAGGAGCGGACTTCTTTTTCCGGATCATCCAGCAGTTCGGAAAGGTTTTTCCCTTGCAGGCGCGGTGACGCCTGCAAACCTGCCAGTCCGGCTACTGTTGGATACAGATCCAATAGCTCTACCAGGGAGTGACAAACAGCTGGCGCTTTGCCGGGCACTTTGATGATCAGCGGGACTCTCGCTGATTCTTCTTTGAGGCTTACTTTCATCCAGAAACGGTGTTCACCCAAATGAAAACCGTGATCAGAAGTAAAGATCACGATCGTATTGTCTTCCAGTCCTTCCTCACGCAGGGTCTGAAGTATCTTGCCTACCTGGGCATCCATAAAGGAAACGG is a window from the Anseongella ginsenosidimutans genome containing:
- a CDS encoding DoxX family protein — its product is MTKVSKKSGTVSVRFRMVIFRVTTGITILGMFIGGLSQFLRADYQVRVFEQLGYPLYAMSIIGLGKILGAISLSIPGIPLLFKTSAYAGLVFVTTGAVISHIVTGAPMDALSPLIVAGIAVTSCLLNPSQTPLMDKKPIFKK
- a CDS encoding DoxX family protein gives rise to the protein MDKKIIKLFLRLAISIGFLSASADRFGWWNDDVSVWGNWSSFLEYTQLLNPWIPGSMIPAIGFMATAAEIIFGIFLLVGFKTELFAKLSGYLLLIFALSMTFSTGIKGVFDFSVLSASAAAFSLSLMKEKYLEIRG